TACCACCCGGAGGCCAAGAGCTTCCTCATCAGTGAGGCGCTGCGCGGCGAGGGCGGCAAGCTGAAGCTCAAGAGCGGCGCGTCCTTCATGGAGCGCTACCACCCCATGGGCGCGCTCGCGCCGCGTGACGTGGTGGCGCGTGCCATCGACGCGGAGATGAAGCGCACGGGCGACGACTGCGTCTACCTGGACATGACGCACCTGGGACGCGCCTTCCTCGCCGAGCGCTTCCCCAACATCTACGCCACCTGCAAGGCGTTCAACATCGACATGGCGGTGCAGCCCATCCCCGTCGTCCCGGCGGCCCACTACATGTGCGGCGGCGTGGTGACGGACCTGGAGGGACGCACCAACGTGCCCAGCCTGTACGCCATCGGAGAAGTCACCTGTACGGGCCTGCACGGCGCCAACCGGCTCGCGTCCAACTCGCTGCTGGAAGGGCTCGTCTTCGGCCACCGCGCCGTGCAGGTGGCCGCCGAAGAAGTGCGCGCCCAGCCCTCTCCCTCCGAGGACCCGCCGCCCTGGGATTCGGGCAGCGCGGTGGAGTCGGATGAGAGCGTCGTCGTCACCCACAACTGGGACGAGATTCGCAGGCTCATGTGGAACTACGTCGGCATTGTCCGCACGGACAAGCGGCTGATGCGCGCGCGGCGCCGGCTGGAACTGCTGCGCGAGGAGATTCGCGACTACTACTGGCGCTTCAAGGTGACTCGCGACGTCATCGAGCTGCGGAACATCGCCGACGTCGCCTACCTCATCGTCGACTGCGCCAGCCGCCGCAAGGAGAGCCGCGGCCTCCACTACACGCTGGACTACCCGCACCCGGACGACCACCGCTGGTTGCGGGACACCGTCGTGTCCAGGGAGCCGTGAGCCCGAATGTCTTCCCGTCCACGACGCATTCTCGATGCACCCTCCTCCGCCTCGGGCGGTGAAGGCACCGGCGCGCAGCCCCCTGGCTCACCCATGCCAGGCCCACCGCAGCCGCGCCCCTGGGTGTGCTACGCAATCATCGCCTGCGCGGTGTCGCTCTTCCTGGCGGAGCAGGTCCTGCCCATCTCCCAGGTGGTCCGGAGCGAGCACGGGCGGATGCAGATTCCGCCCCTGGGCCTGTACGGCCCCTTCGTGCAGGCGGGCCAGTACTGGCGGCTGCTAGGCGCGGTGCTGGAGCACGGCAGTCCCCTCCACCTCCTCTTCAACATGTCCGTGGTGGTGACGCTCGGCTTCACGCTGGAGCGAGGCATCGGCAGCCTGCGCTTCTTCGGACTGTCGCTGGTGACGGCACTGGGCGCGTCCACCTTCTCACTCATCTTCGACTTCGACGTGCCCACGGTGGGCGCGTCCGGAATGATTCTCGGCTGGGCGGGGGCCATGCTGCCCGTCGCCACACGCGAGGGCCGCCGGGACTTGTTCATCTGGCTGGCGCAGGTGGCGGTCCTCAGCCTGCTCCCCTTCGTGAGCTGGGCGGGGCATCTGGGCGGCTTCCTCTTCGGCCTGCCTTGCGGATTGGCCCTGCGCATGGGGCGGCAGGTCTATGCGCGCGCCCTGCCCATCCTTCTTTTTCTCTCGCTGGTGGTGGCGCTCTACGCAGCCCACCCCGAGCGGCGTGGAGGCTTTTGACATGGAAGTGCGAAGTGTCTGTGTGTTCTGCGGCTCCCGGCCCGGCGCGCGTCCGGAGTACATGGACGCCGCCACACGCATGGGCGCCGAGTTGGCGCGGCGAGGACTGACGCTCGTCTACGGCGGCGCAAGCGTGGGGCTCATGGGCGCGGTGGCGGACGGCGCGCTGGCCGCTGGTGGCAACGTCGTGGGCGTGCTGCCTGGCTTCCTTGGCGCCAAGGAACTGGCCCACCGGGGCCTCACGGAGCTGCACTCCGTCGGCTCCATGCACGAGCGCAAGGCGCTGATGGCGGAGCGCTCGGATGCGTTCATCGCCCTGCCCGGAGGCTTTGGAACGCTGGACGAGCTCTTCGAAATCGTGACCTGGGCCCAGCTCGGCCTGCACCGCAAGCCCATGGGACTGCTGGACACGCGCGGCTTCTTCCAGCCATTGCTGGCCATGGCGCGGCATCACGCGGAGGAAGGCTTCGTCCCCCTGGAGCAGGCCGTGCCCTTCGCCGTGAGCGCGTCGCCCACGGCCCTGGTGGACCGGCTGCTGGCGGGCCCGACGATGCCCCCCGCCGAGAAGTGGCTGAAGCGCTCTAGCCAGACGTGAGCTGCGCTACTGCGCGCTCACCTGCATGTCCGCCTTGCCCAACGACGAGGCCATGCGGAACGTCACCGTCTCCGTGCCGGGCGGAATGACGGGGCTCCCATCAGACATCTGCGTGGGGAACTGAATCTCCCACCCCACCCAGAAAATCGACGTGTACGGGTAGTACGCCCGCGTCTGCATGTTCACCCGGCCCAGCCGGCGGATGCGCGAGGGCGTCACCTCGCCAGCGGGCGTCACCAGCGCCAGGCGCCAGATGGAGTGCTTGTAGTCGAAGTCGGCGTAGACGAAGTCGTTGAAGTGCACGCCCAGGAAGAACTCGTGGGCCTGCGCGGCCTTCGCCTGCTCCTCGGCGAGCATCTGCTCCACCTTCACCGTGGGCAGTTGCTGGAAGGCGGCTTGGCGATGCACGCGCGCCTCGCGGAAGGACAGCGTCTGCAGCGTCACGCCCGCGAACACGCGCGTGTCGAAGCCGTCGTAGATTTCCTTCTGTCCCGTGTAGCGCGCGAGAATCTTCCGGTAGGAATGCTCCGCGTGCTCGTCCGGCAGCGACGGCGGCGGATCACTGATGGCGGTGGGCGGCGTGGTGACACAGCCCGCGAGCAGCCCCAGCAGCGCCGCGGTGAGAAACGGACGCCTCACGGAATGAAGTCCTTGCGGGTGAAGAGCGTGTGGAGCCGGTGACCCGAGGCCTCCACGGCTTCACGCCCACCCTCCAACCGGTCCACCAGCGCGAAGGCGCCCAGCACCTTCAGGCCCTCCAACTGGGCCCGCTCGATGGCCTTCAGCGTGGAGGCTCCCGTCGTGACGACGTCCTCCACGATGGCCACCGCCGCGCCCTGCCCCAGCCCGCTCAGGCCTTCAATCCACTGCCCCGTGCCGTGCCCCTTGGGCTCCTTGCGCACGATGAAGGCCGCCAGCGGCGTGCCGGACAGGTAGCCAGTGAGGCTCACCGCGGACGCCAGCGGGTCGGCACCCAGCGTCAGTCCGCCCACGCCCACGGCCTCCGGGGCCTCGCGCCGGATGGCATCCAGGAACAGCCGGCCAATGAGAAAGTGGCCCTCGGCCAGCAGCGCCGTGCGCTTGCAGTCGATGTAGAAGTCCGACTCCTTGCCGGACGAGAGCACCACGCGGCGCTGCTCGAAGGAGCGCTCGGTGAGCAGCTCCAACAGCCGGGCACGGTCGCGCACGAGAGGTTCCGCCATGGCTTACAGCCCCTCCAGATAGGTGACCAGCTCGGACGAGTAGCGGAGCTGCATCAGGAGCTCCGCCTTGCGCGACTCATCCAGCGCGGCGAACACGTCCGCCAGCAGCGAGAGGTCTTGATTGATGGCCCCAAGCCGCTGCGCCACTTCCTGCGCCAGCTCGTCGGCGTCAATCTCCTCTTCGACGCCCTCCGGCGCCAGTGTGTCCTCAGTGGCGAGCGCCTTCTCCAGCATGTCGCGCACGGCCGCGCTCAAGCGCCCCTGCGCCTCGAGCTCGTCGCGCTTCGCCTCCAGGACTTCCGGGCCCACCGGCGTGGCGTGAATCGCCTCCGCCAGCGACATCACCAGCGCGTCCTCGTCCGAGAGCCGCAAGTGGATCCGCGCCTGCACGGCGTCCCGCTTGAGGAAGCGCAGCGCAGCGACCCGCCGGAAGCCACAGACGAGTTGGTAGCGGTCTTCCCCCGCCGGGCGGACGTCCACCGGGAACAACTGCCCCAGCCGCGCGATGTCCGTGGCCAGCCCCGACACGTCGCCTTCCGGGCGAAGCTTGAACGCGCTTTCGTCCTGCAGCTTCTCCAGCGGCAGGAGCACCGTCGTCACCCGGCCCGAAAGCCGCTGCTCGGGTTCGGGGAGGACGTCCTCCCGCGACGCCTCGTCAGAGTCGCCGGATTTGTCCCCGTCGGCCTCCCCCGTCCAGAACGCGCCTTGCGGGCGCTCGTCCAGCCCGGGCGTGACACGGGCCTCGCCGTCGGAGGGGGACTGCTCGGCGCGCGCCTCCTCGTTGGCGACGGACCTGCCTCCCGATTCGCTTCCGTCCTGCCCGTGGGAATCACTCACGGCCTGGTGCTCGCCCTGCGCATGAGACGCATCCTTGGCAGGTGGCTCTGCCTGCCCCTGGGACGTGGTGCCCTCGGCCTGCAGTCCACCTTCCTGCGAACCTGCCTGGTCCTTCGAACCTTCGCTTCCGGAGGCGTCCGCGGAGCCCGGCGCTTCCCCGCCCGCGTTGTGCGGCCGTTCGCCCTCACCCTGAGTGTCGCCACTGGCGACAGGAGGCTCACCGCCCTGCCCCTGTGCAGAGCCGGCGTTCTGGGGCTCGCCTTGTTCCGAAGGCGTGTCCTCGGCGCGCTGCGCAACGCCCTGCTCGGAAGGCTTGCCCTCGGCTCGCTGCTCCGAACCTTCGGCGGCAGGCGTGCCCTCAGCTCGCTGTTCTGAACCTTCGGCGGGGGGCGTGCCCTCGGCTCGGTGCTCACCACCGGACTCCGGTGACGCGTCCTCGCGCCTGTGCTCGCCCTGCGGCCCCGAGGGGCCCCCCGAAGCGTGCAG
Above is a genomic segment from Myxococcus xanthus containing:
- the nadB gene encoding L-aspartate oxidase — its product is MPHRFDFLVLGGGVAGLSFALQAARHGTVAILTKRDRFESNTAYAQGGIASVLAPPDTFESHIEDTLVAGAGLCHRDAVEVTVKEGPSRVQELADLGAEFNRRITGEFDLTREGGHSARRIIHSGDITGREVQRALLAACDEAPNITFFPQTAAIDLIQDRRVPSPGVSRCLGVYALLEDGVIERFLAKVTVLATGGAGKVYLYTSNPDVATGDGVAMAYRAGAKVANMEFYQFHPTCLYHPEAKSFLISEALRGEGGKLKLKSGASFMERYHPMGALAPRDVVARAIDAEMKRTGDDCVYLDMTHLGRAFLAERFPNIYATCKAFNIDMAVQPIPVVPAAHYMCGGVVTDLEGRTNVPSLYAIGEVTCTGLHGANRLASNSLLEGLVFGHRAVQVAAEEVRAQPSPSEDPPPWDSGSAVESDESVVVTHNWDEIRRLMWNYVGIVRTDKRLMRARRRLELLREEIRDYYWRFKVTRDVIELRNIADVAYLIVDCASRRKESRGLHYTLDYPHPDDHRWLRDTVVSREP
- a CDS encoding rhomboid family intramembrane serine protease, producing the protein MPGPPQPRPWVCYAIIACAVSLFLAEQVLPISQVVRSEHGRMQIPPLGLYGPFVQAGQYWRLLGAVLEHGSPLHLLFNMSVVVTLGFTLERGIGSLRFFGLSLVTALGASTFSLIFDFDVPTVGASGMILGWAGAMLPVATREGRRDLFIWLAQVAVLSLLPFVSWAGHLGGFLFGLPCGLALRMGRQVYARALPILLFLSLVVALYAAHPERRGGF
- a CDS encoding TIGR00730 family Rossman fold protein — translated: MEVRSVCVFCGSRPGARPEYMDAATRMGAELARRGLTLVYGGASVGLMGAVADGALAAGGNVVGVLPGFLGAKELAHRGLTELHSVGSMHERKALMAERSDAFIALPGGFGTLDELFEIVTWAQLGLHRKPMGLLDTRGFFQPLLAMARHHAEEGFVPLEQAVPFAVSASPTALVDRLLAGPTMPPAEKWLKRSSQT
- the pyrE gene encoding orotate phosphoribosyltransferase → MAEPLVRDRARLLELLTERSFEQRRVVLSSGKESDFYIDCKRTALLAEGHFLIGRLFLDAIRREAPEAVGVGGLTLGADPLASAVSLTGYLSGTPLAAFIVRKEPKGHGTGQWIEGLSGLGQGAAVAIVEDVVTTGASTLKAIERAQLEGLKVLGAFALVDRLEGGREAVEASGHRLHTLFTRKDFIP
- a CDS encoding ParB/RepB/Spo0J family partition protein, with amino-acid sequence MDAEHRVDGQDGTAGAGPEGGSQAPSGQDGGQGGAVSAELHASGGPSGPQGEHRREDASPESGGEHRAEGTPPAEGSEQRAEGTPAAEGSEQRAEGKPSEQGVAQRAEDTPSEQGEPQNAGSAQGQGGEPPVASGDTQGEGERPHNAGGEAPGSADASGSEGSKDQAGSQEGGLQAEGTTSQGQAEPPAKDASHAQGEHQAVSDSHGQDGSESGGRSVANEEARAEQSPSDGEARVTPGLDERPQGAFWTGEADGDKSGDSDEASREDVLPEPEQRLSGRVTTVLLPLEKLQDESAFKLRPEGDVSGLATDIARLGQLFPVDVRPAGEDRYQLVCGFRRVAALRFLKRDAVQARIHLRLSDEDALVMSLAEAIHATPVGPEVLEAKRDELEAQGRLSAAVRDMLEKALATEDTLAPEGVEEEIDADELAQEVAQRLGAINQDLSLLADVFAALDESRKAELLMQLRYSSELVTYLEGL